In uncultured Methanobacterium sp., a genomic segment contains:
- a CDS encoding DUF2073 domain-containing protein — MDDVDTNSLKMDFLSSDALKAQSSIEKISMIVEKVKKGELLVIEGGLEPEEEAELIETTMREIDVENFMGIDIYTLEKDESSFFGLSKKKTVGITIIGPANVMKAVKRKSNFLSMVASLGGSDASMY; from the coding sequence ATGGATGACGTTGATACCAACAGTCTCAAAATGGATTTCCTCTCATCAGATGCACTTAAAGCTCAAAGTAGTATCGAAAAAATATCCATGATCGTGGAAAAGGTTAAAAAAGGTGAACTTCTGGTAATTGAAGGTGGACTGGAACCCGAAGAAGAGGCAGAGTTAATAGAAACCACCATGCGTGAGATCGATGTGGAAAATTTCATGGGAATTGATATTTACACCCTTGAAAAGGATGAAAGCTCCTTTTTCGGACTTTCCAAGAAGAAAACAGTGGGTATTACCATTATCGGCCCGGCAAATGTCATGAAAGCAGTTAAAAGGAAGTCAAACTTCCTGTCAATGGTGGCCAGCCTCGGTGGTAGTGATGCATCGATGTATTAA
- a CDS encoding metal-dependent hydrolase, whose product MEHLPGCRSGVEKVKIQWLGHSAFHITTDKGIRILIDPFLRDNPACPVEVEEVTADLICITHGHKDHFGDAVELAERNSAMVVCNHEHSVYLSQQGLETTGMNMGGTIEVEGIKITMVNAIHSSDMDFVEGIGAGGSSCGYILELENEQKIYHSGDTGIFGDMKTVIKEIYRPKIALLPIGDRFTMGIREASIAAGWIEPEVIIPMHYNTFPVIEQNPYRFKELVELSTETKVTVLKPGETYQE is encoded by the coding sequence ATGGAGCATCTCCCAGGATGTAGATCTGGAGTTGAAAAAGTGAAGATCCAGTGGCTGGGACACTCGGCCTTCCATATAACAACTGATAAGGGTATTCGCATTTTAATTGATCCGTTCCTTCGAGATAATCCTGCCTGTCCAGTTGAGGTAGAAGAAGTTACTGCGGATTTAATATGTATCACCCATGGTCACAAGGATCATTTTGGGGATGCAGTGGAACTAGCAGAAAGAAACAGTGCCATGGTGGTTTGTAACCATGAGCATTCAGTTTACCTCTCCCAGCAGGGACTGGAAACAACTGGCATGAACATGGGTGGAACCATTGAAGTAGAGGGGATCAAGATAACCATGGTTAATGCCATTCACTCTTCAGATATGGACTTCGTAGAAGGCATAGGAGCCGGTGGAAGTTCCTGTGGTTACATTCTGGAACTGGAAAATGAACAGAAGATATACCACTCTGGAGACACCGGTATCTTTGGGGATATGAAAACGGTTATAAAGGAGATTTACCGGCCAAAAATTGCATTACTACCTATCGGTGACCGTTTTACCATGGGGATCAGGGAGGCTTCCATTGCAGCAGGGTGGATAGAACCGGAAGTCATAATACCCATGCATTACAACACATTCCCAGTGATAGAACAGAATCCATACAGATTCAAAGAATTGGTTGAATTATCCACCGAAACCAAAGTAACAGTGCTTAAACCTGGCGAAACATACCAAGAGTGA
- a CDS encoding STT3 domain-containing protein, producing the protein MDKKLFTTIAIVLLIFSIGLFLRVETTNLSSIPDSQKSFYQDQNGLPYMYELDSYYNYRLTENYLDHGHLGDAIIKGVDWDLHSYYPPGVPIDYPPLIVYLTAFIYKFINLFGDVPLLVICFWLSAFIAPLAGIAAYFFVGRVTNQYGAVTAGILTVTIPYYFVRTVPGWFDTDMFNLLFPFLVVGFFFLALDSINKPGKRALIFSSLTVVSMFLFALAWNGWQYLFYLIVFFWVVCILVTKLRGGMVKNHLYNLILFFAGTLILVGVSTGLINIFKLAYSPIELLNLSSGSASWADWPNLYISVSELTKPSLESIVSRIGIALFAGLFGLVWTFRILLNDELSQKFLKRINWMSFWFLVLWTIAGFVALNNGERFMIMLIPPLVVSTGIMIGICIEYMSLLKNSQKIHIFKRNPYILKVLSILIVILVVLPGIWASETSFNLIPGTNDDIWAASVWINNNTSNNTVIIGDWNNGHLYTAIADRPVLEDGRMGYIETLPVRNFDDLFPYKDKSPSISRDYWINKAFVTDNESLSVGIMRMLSTSGDQGYITLDMYVGNTSKTVDIMNNILGLDKESARNLLLNDYNLSSNQADEVLKYTHPENPSPMVVVTNDKMINVGHWIFTFGGWNFTGNSSNNYIYSSGTVNTTSDYLNSSNDVFMDFKTENLTWGNETPYFVEFIDNGTIVKRYVDPSSDFGVFIIDHKKAVVLDKQFENSIFTRLVIEKSNSTVFKPLFYSNKAVVWGV; encoded by the coding sequence ATGGATAAAAAACTGTTTACCACCATAGCCATTGTCTTGCTGATTTTTTCCATTGGTTTGTTCTTAAGAGTGGAAACCACAAATCTCTCTTCAATTCCGGATTCTCAAAAATCTTTTTATCAGGATCAAAACGGCCTCCCTTACATGTATGAACTGGATTCATACTACAACTACCGTTTAACCGAAAACTATCTGGACCACGGACATTTAGGGGATGCAATAATTAAAGGTGTTGATTGGGACCTCCACTCTTACTATCCTCCCGGAGTCCCCATTGACTATCCTCCTTTAATAGTTTATTTAACAGCATTTATCTACAAATTCATCAACTTATTTGGAGATGTGCCCCTCCTTGTTATTTGCTTCTGGCTATCTGCATTTATAGCACCACTGGCAGGAATTGCAGCCTATTTCTTTGTGGGTAGAGTAACCAATCAATACGGTGCAGTTACTGCTGGTATTTTAACAGTCACTATCCCCTATTACTTTGTTCGTACCGTACCGGGATGGTTCGATACTGACATGTTCAATTTATTATTTCCCTTTTTAGTGGTTGGCTTCTTTTTCCTGGCACTGGATAGTATAAATAAACCAGGTAAAAGGGCACTGATTTTTTCAAGCCTAACAGTAGTGTCCATGTTCTTATTTGCACTGGCCTGGAATGGTTGGCAGTACCTGTTTTACCTCATTGTTTTCTTCTGGGTTGTTTGCATTCTAGTAACTAAGTTAAGGGGTGGAATGGTAAAAAATCATTTATACAACCTGATATTATTTTTTGCAGGGACATTAATCTTAGTAGGGGTATCCACTGGATTAATAAACATTTTTAAATTAGCATATAGTCCGATTGAACTTCTTAATTTATCTTCTGGCAGCGCATCCTGGGCTGATTGGCCTAACCTTTATATTTCAGTTTCTGAACTGACTAAACCTTCTTTAGAATCAATTGTTTCACGTATAGGAATTGCACTCTTTGCCGGATTATTTGGACTGGTATGGACTTTCCGGATACTTTTAAATGACGAATTAAGCCAGAAATTCTTGAAGAGAATTAACTGGATGTCCTTTTGGTTCCTGGTTTTATGGACCATTGCTGGTTTTGTTGCATTGAATAATGGTGAAAGATTCATGATCATGTTAATCCCACCTCTGGTGGTTAGCACTGGAATCATGATTGGGATCTGCATTGAATACATGAGCTTATTGAAAAACAGCCAAAAAATTCATATCTTCAAAAGAAATCCTTACATTCTTAAAGTTCTTTCTATTTTAATTGTGATATTAGTAGTACTTCCTGGAATATGGGCTAGTGAAACTAGTTTTAATCTAATTCCTGGAACTAATGATGATATCTGGGCTGCTTCAGTTTGGATAAATAATAACACATCAAACAACACTGTTATTATAGGAGACTGGAACAATGGTCATTTATACACTGCTATTGCAGATCGCCCGGTTCTTGAGGATGGCAGAATGGGTTATATAGAAACATTACCGGTTCGTAACTTTGATGATCTATTCCCTTATAAAGATAAATCTCCCAGTATTTCAAGGGATTACTGGATTAATAAAGCATTTGTAACAGATAATGAGAGCCTTTCAGTGGGTATCATGCGTATGTTATCCACCAGCGGGGATCAAGGTTACATCACACTGGACATGTATGTGGGAAACACCAGTAAAACTGTGGATATCATGAACAATATATTAGGTCTTGATAAAGAAAGTGCTCGTAATCTACTCTTAAATGATTATAATCTAAGTAGTAATCAGGCGGATGAAGTTTTAAAGTATACTCATCCCGAAAATCCGTCGCCAATGGTTGTGGTTACCAACGACAAGATGATTAATGTTGGGCACTGGATATTCACGTTTGGTGGGTGGAACTTCACTGGAAATTCTTCTAATAATTATATTTACTCATCGGGAACTGTGAATACAACTTCTGATTATCTTAATTCCAGTAATGATGTATTCATGGATTTTAAAACAGAAAATTTAACTTGGGGAAACGAAACACCTTATTTTGTGGAATTCATTGATAATGGAACTATTGTAAAGCGTTATGTTGATCCCAGCAGTGATTTTGGGGTTTTCATCATTGATCATAAAAAAGCAGTAGTACTGGATAAACAATTTGAGAATTCTATTTTCACCAGGCTGGTTATCGAAAAAAGTAATTCCACTGTGTTCAAACCTTTATTTTATAGTAATAAAGCAGTGGTTTGGGGAGTTTGA
- the rqcH gene encoding ribosome rescue protein RqcH has product MKAMSNVDLYAISHELNELLQDARVQKAYQPTRDTVIIRFHVPGKGRADVAFQAGLRVHTTQYPPENPKVPPSFPMLLRKHLKNATVKGVRQHNFDRILEIDIQKEHRFTLVVELFSQGNIILLDEENQIILPLKHRHAQGRKITSKEQYQYPEERGIHILNVELEDLKELFANSDSDLIRTLARSGLGGMYSEEIFLRSGVDKKQPANETSESEIESIYQSMTELFKPLKTFKFQPQIVKEVVEGEEDSKVKDKSKKGKEDVLPLDILTYQNFHKERFETFNQAADEFYSGKVGADIKKVQEDIWAKEVGKYEKRLRIQEETLEKFQKTIVETKRKGNLIYSHYSEIQNLLDIIHQARGKFSWMDIASKLKKARKDGMAQAQIIQSMDKMGVLTLNLEGETVIVDANLEIPENAEKYYNKGKKAKRKIKGVNIAIERTKKDVERKRNKRELALERVRVPQKRVRKELKWFEKLRWFLSSDGLLVVGGRDAGTNEMVVKRHLDNPDIYLHSDIHGAPSVVIKKGEAEEIPESTIHEAGTLAASFSSAWSKGYGSQDVYWVHPDQVSKTPQSGEFVARGAFIIRGSRNYLRGIPLKIAVGIVDYEGERIMAGPTEAVAKYTDNYVVLKPGFTKKEEIARSVLRKIDPERILALEDVIRVLPSGKCDFVEKGRKIL; this is encoded by the coding sequence ATGAAAGCCATGTCCAATGTTGATCTTTACGCCATCTCCCATGAACTCAATGAACTCCTCCAGGATGCCAGGGTGCAAAAAGCATACCAGCCCACCAGAGACACTGTGATCATAAGATTCCACGTCCCGGGGAAAGGAAGGGCAGATGTAGCGTTTCAGGCAGGTTTAAGGGTGCACACCACCCAGTATCCGCCGGAAAATCCTAAAGTACCACCGTCATTTCCCATGCTTCTGCGTAAGCACTTGAAAAATGCCACAGTCAAGGGGGTCCGGCAGCATAACTTTGACCGTATTCTGGAAATTGACATCCAGAAGGAACATCGCTTTACTCTGGTTGTTGAACTTTTCTCTCAAGGTAATATAATACTTTTGGATGAGGAGAACCAGATAATCCTACCCCTGAAACACCGCCACGCACAGGGAAGAAAGATAACCTCCAAGGAACAATACCAGTACCCTGAAGAGCGAGGTATACACATTCTGAATGTTGAACTGGAAGATTTGAAGGAGTTGTTCGCTAATTCTGACTCGGACCTTATCCGGACACTTGCCAGGAGTGGTCTGGGTGGAATGTATTCTGAGGAAATATTCCTGCGTTCTGGTGTGGATAAAAAACAGCCGGCCAATGAGACCAGTGAAAGTGAAATAGAATCCATTTACCAGAGCATGACTGAACTCTTCAAACCACTTAAAACCTTCAAATTCCAGCCCCAGATCGTGAAAGAAGTAGTTGAGGGTGAAGAAGACAGCAAAGTCAAAGATAAATCTAAAAAAGGCAAAGAGGATGTGTTGCCCCTGGATATTTTAACCTACCAGAATTTCCATAAGGAACGTTTTGAAACATTTAATCAGGCGGCTGATGAGTTCTACAGTGGAAAAGTTGGTGCAGATATCAAGAAGGTTCAGGAAGATATCTGGGCCAAAGAAGTGGGTAAATACGAAAAAAGGCTCCGTATACAGGAAGAAACCCTGGAAAAATTCCAGAAAACCATAGTTGAAACCAAGAGGAAGGGTAACCTCATCTACTCCCACTACTCTGAAATTCAGAACCTGCTGGATATCATCCACCAGGCTAGAGGTAAGTTTTCCTGGATGGATATTGCATCGAAACTTAAAAAAGCCCGTAAAGATGGAATGGCCCAGGCACAGATCATCCAATCCATGGATAAGATGGGTGTGCTCACCCTGAACCTGGAGGGTGAAACTGTAATAGTTGATGCCAACCTGGAAATCCCTGAAAATGCAGAGAAATATTATAACAAGGGTAAAAAGGCCAAACGGAAGATCAAGGGAGTTAACATAGCCATTGAACGCACCAAGAAAGATGTGGAAAGAAAGCGCAATAAGCGGGAGCTGGCCCTGGAAAGGGTGAGGGTACCCCAGAAGAGAGTGCGCAAAGAGCTTAAGTGGTTTGAAAAACTACGCTGGTTCTTATCCTCTGATGGGCTCCTGGTTGTTGGTGGTCGGGATGCTGGTACCAATGAAATGGTGGTGAAGCGCCACCTGGATAACCCTGATATTTACCTGCACTCAGACATACACGGTGCTCCATCTGTGGTTATTAAAAAAGGTGAAGCAGAAGAAATCCCCGAATCAACCATCCATGAAGCCGGAACTTTAGCAGCATCATTTTCCAGTGCCTGGAGTAAGGGTTATGGTTCCCAAGATGTTTACTGGGTACACCCGGATCAGGTTTCAAAAACACCCCAGTCAGGTGAATTCGTGGCCAGGGGAGCCTTCATAATTAGGGGAAGCAGGAATTATCTCCGGGGAATACCCCTCAAGATAGCGGTGGGTATTGTGGATTATGAGGGTGAACGGATCATGGCCGGTCCTACCGAAGCTGTGGCCAAATACACTGATAACTACGTGGTCTTAAAACCAGGTTTTACCAAAAAAGAGGAAATTGCCAGATCTGTTCTTAGAAAGATCGACCCGGAAAGGATACTGGCCCTGGAAGATGTTATACGCGTGTTACCATCAGGTAAGTGTGATTTTGTAGAAAAAGGAAGGAAAATACTGTAA
- a CDS encoding class III signal peptide-containing protein, producing MDEKGQISAEMILLLGAMLVIVIVAGGAIFGITKSFAGNISQVIDTARNNAIGKM from the coding sequence ATGGATGAAAAAGGTCAGATCAGCGCTGAAATGATATTATTACTTGGTGCCATGTTAGTTATAGTGATTGTTGCAGGTGGAGCCATATTTGGGATTACCAAATCATTTGCAGGGAATATTTCTCAAGTGATAGATACTGCCAGAAACAATGCTATTGGTAAAATGTAA
- a CDS encoding class III signal peptide-containing protein yields the protein MSFLKDEGGQGAAEYILLFGGVIVIAIAALLIYRAYFSGNSGLNAAQDVNNIRTTSALQ from the coding sequence ATGAGCTTTTTAAAAGACGAAGGTGGACAAGGAGCAGCTGAATATATTTTATTGTTTGGTGGAGTTATCGTAATTGCAATAGCTGCACTACTGATCTACAGAGCATACTTCAGCGGTAATTCCGGATTGAACGCCGCTCAAGATGTGAACAACATCCGAACCACAAGCGCACTACAATAA
- a CDS encoding class III signal peptide-containing protein, with product MNFLKDESGQGAAEYILLFGGIIVVAIAALLVYRSYIQGASSLNSAQDVNTVRTTSSIK from the coding sequence ATGAATTTTTTAAAAGATGAAAGTGGGCAAGGTGCAGCTGAATATATCTTATTGTTTGGTGGCATAATCGTTGTTGCGATAGCTGCACTATTAGTCTACAGATCATACATCCAAGGCGCTTCTTCACTAAACTCAGCTCAGGACGTTAACACTGTAAGAACCACAAGCTCAATAAAATAA
- a CDS encoding Era-like GTP-binding protein, which translates to MVDIMRIFRKKFFTDIFNKLIGKEKKLKIGFYGHPNSGKTTLANRMTKEWTGKSLGLVSEIPHETRRVYRQERVSLNFDGVELDFDIIDTPGIATKIDYKNFLQYGLSEQEAKERAKEATKGIIEAIKWLDDVTGVLLVVDSTKDPLTQANITIIGNLEARKIPFVIVANKVDLPESNPDRILSVFPQHKVVSISALHGENTDKLYQAMVEKFN; encoded by the coding sequence ATGGTTGATATCATGCGCATATTCCGAAAAAAATTCTTCACAGACATCTTCAATAAACTAATTGGAAAAGAAAAAAAACTTAAAATAGGATTCTACGGTCACCCCAACTCTGGAAAAACCACACTGGCCAACAGAATGACCAAAGAATGGACTGGAAAATCCCTGGGACTGGTTTCCGAGATACCACACGAAACCAGAAGAGTTTACAGGCAGGAAAGAGTCAGTCTAAACTTCGATGGTGTGGAACTGGACTTTGATATCATTGACACACCAGGCATAGCCACCAAGATCGATTATAAAAACTTCTTACAGTACGGCCTATCAGAACAGGAAGCCAAAGAAAGGGCTAAAGAGGCAACTAAGGGGATAATAGAAGCTATTAAATGGTTGGATGATGTTACCGGTGTTCTACTTGTGGTGGACTCCACTAAAGACCCATTAACCCAGGCTAACATAACCATAATCGGTAACCTGGAAGCCCGTAAGATACCCTTCGTGATTGTGGCCAACAAGGTGGACCTGCCAGAATCCAATCCTGATAGAATTCTTTCAGTATTCCCCCAGCACAAAGTGGTTTCCATTTCTGCCTTACACGGTGAAAACACCGATAAACTGTACCAGGCCATGGTGGAAAAGTTCAACTAA
- a CDS encoding Zn-ribbon containing protein, producing MHRCIKCGQEYEDSEDLILKGCPNCGSKFFEFHQEGKVQEIKEIKGSSVETIMVKEHGVYEVNLQSLMADESVIVSDEEGKYLIDINYILKKKIKEKDK from the coding sequence ATGCATCGATGTATTAAGTGCGGCCAGGAATACGAAGACTCAGAGGACCTTATCCTAAAAGGATGCCCCAACTGTGGTAGTAAATTCTTTGAATTCCACCAGGAAGGAAAAGTCCAAGAGATCAAAGAAATCAAGGGCAGTTCTGTGGAGACCATAATGGTCAAGGAACACGGGGTCTACGAGGTGAACCTACAGTCCCTGATGGCTGATGAATCAGTAATAGTCTCTGATGAAGAAGGAAAATACCTTATTGACATTAATTACATCTTAAAAAAGAAGATTAAGGAAAAGGATAAATGA
- a CDS encoding DUF2070 family protein: MSAVDNITDLSKYMVTLPPSRISILCMTFLSFVAGAVAAYMEPLSSIFDSIVYGGSAGFLIFGLTSIMDGAISQPLINAMKGRHMKMKQSMFISLLTMVLVAIVYVLGSLVSSFTIYSYVIDALILGCALAFGLRIFIIWGTSNIGPLRSILISAIQPVLILSMVVVIVSLTSITTNIGSFSIIAVALKGLIAGLILMIAIYSFMLVVESPIKRNLGVGGLELLSLFIAQYTEGSRAMETLFEDMGEPIDTLVGLVSFKGENGIKGLFISPCVHPGPVGTIGGGNMPTVLAKNLEPFTMVSHGPSTHDFNPVSSKEICKIKNVVLETLDDMEYTATASPFIRVEHENAKIGAQYFGDNLVLLATFAPHGFDDIDFGVGLALIKAAQGHTGAKNVVLVDCHNSFKGESGRVLPGNPEVFQLLNAVEKLENPGESELKMGCANDTIPELGKKSGIGQSGVKVMVTEVDGQKTAYILMDANNMVIGFRDEILGQVEKLDLDHAEVMTTDTHFVNGLSGGHNPLGTKDRDLIIEKIVQCTEKALDDLEPVQVGAKTVKLSSINTLGPTHATELVTTISSIVAVSRVVAPLVFVLALIFVFIWIFYWTF; this comes from the coding sequence ATGTCAGCTGTTGATAATATTACCGATCTTTCCAAGTACATGGTGACCCTTCCACCAAGTAGAATATCCATTTTATGCATGACCTTCCTTAGCTTCGTTGCCGGCGCTGTTGCAGCCTACATGGAACCTTTATCTTCAATATTTGATAGTATTGTTTACGGTGGATCTGCAGGTTTCCTGATCTTTGGACTAACATCCATCATGGATGGGGCTATAAGCCAGCCACTGATCAATGCCATGAAGGGAAGACACATGAAGATGAAACAATCCATGTTCATATCCCTTTTAACCATGGTACTGGTGGCAATAGTATACGTTCTGGGTAGTCTGGTGTCAAGCTTCACTATCTACAGCTATGTTATTGATGCACTGATCTTAGGATGTGCACTGGCCTTTGGCCTGCGCATCTTCATTATCTGGGGAACATCCAACATAGGCCCCCTTAGATCCATTCTAATCTCCGCAATCCAGCCAGTTCTTATCCTGAGCATGGTGGTGGTGATAGTATCCTTAACCAGCATCACCACCAACATTGGATCATTCAGCATCATAGCCGTGGCACTTAAGGGACTCATTGCCGGGCTGATACTGATGATCGCCATTTACTCTTTCATGCTGGTGGTTGAATCACCCATCAAACGTAACCTGGGAGTGGGTGGCCTGGAATTGTTATCACTGTTCATAGCACAGTACACTGAAGGATCACGTGCCATGGAAACCCTCTTTGAAGATATGGGTGAACCAATAGACACCCTGGTGGGTTTAGTCAGTTTTAAAGGCGAAAATGGAATAAAAGGATTGTTCATATCCCCCTGTGTCCATCCCGGTCCAGTGGGAACCATTGGAGGGGGAAATATGCCCACTGTCCTGGCAAAAAACCTGGAACCATTCACCATGGTCAGTCACGGCCCTTCCACACACGACTTCAACCCGGTAAGCTCTAAAGAGATCTGTAAAATTAAAAATGTGGTTTTAGAAACTCTTGATGACATGGAATACACAGCAACGGCCAGTCCGTTCATCAGGGTAGAACACGAGAATGCAAAAATCGGTGCTCAGTACTTTGGAGATAACCTGGTACTCCTGGCCACCTTCGCACCCCATGGTTTTGATGATATAGACTTTGGAGTGGGACTGGCCCTTATTAAAGCAGCACAGGGACACACTGGAGCTAAAAACGTGGTCTTAGTAGACTGCCATAACTCCTTCAAGGGAGAATCAGGACGGGTGTTACCTGGAAACCCTGAGGTTTTCCAGCTTCTGAATGCAGTGGAAAAACTGGAAAATCCGGGAGAAAGTGAGCTTAAAATGGGATGTGCCAATGATACTATTCCAGAATTAGGTAAAAAGAGTGGTATAGGTCAAAGTGGAGTTAAAGTTATGGTTACAGAGGTTGATGGCCAGAAAACTGCTTACATACTCATGGATGCCAACAACATGGTTATTGGTTTCCGGGATGAAATACTGGGCCAAGTGGAAAAACTGGACCTGGACCATGCTGAAGTGATGACCACAGACACTCATTTCGTTAACGGCCTCTCCGGTGGTCACAATCCCCTTGGAACAAAAGACAGGGATTTAATAATAGAAAAAATAGTACAGTGCACTGAAAAAGCTTTAGATGACCTAGAACCGGTCCAGGTTGGTGCCAAGACAGTGAAACTATCCAGCATAAACACCTTGGGCCCCACCCATGCCACCGAACTGGTAACCACCATCAGTTCCATTGTGGCGGTAAGCAGGGTAGTAGCACCACTGGTATTTGTACTGGCATTGATCTTCGTGTTTATCTGGATATTCTACTGGACATTCTAA
- a CDS encoding UDP-N-acetylglucosamine--N-acetylmuramyl-(pentapeptide) pyrophosphoryl-undecaprenol N-acetylglucosamine transferase, whose protein sequence is MKVLLIPCGIGMGHTSRSVALAQKLEEKGDEVLFASYGSGYQTLNEYSDYDVEELPTIKFYGSSGELNFKHTARKSIDAPYIFLKSIYHESRIIKEFNPDVVVSDSHYSVPITCKVLGIPCVLVSNDLAPELKEEYQKDRTLEYLENGLQRFIKDVSRLCQSIIIPDVQKSYEVPSQVLDRVNFTGPILKMNPKTMDGKNELRERFGFERSEKMVMATVGGSEFGNKLLKLLHQAAPDLDCDRLILVTGPQIKLDLESSPRVICKRFLGDIMEWMKLSDFLVSLAGHTTSMEIASLGIPSLMVPIENHPEQMKNAMKMKNYGIAQVQNMGTLTPEILSENINRLLESQDLRKNAEKTRNIFSKYNGTEEAVNIIRSCAGTGDEVSH, encoded by the coding sequence ATGAAAGTACTCCTAATACCCTGTGGCATTGGAATGGGACACACCTCCCGTTCAGTGGCTTTAGCCCAAAAATTAGAAGAGAAAGGTGATGAGGTTCTCTTTGCCAGTTATGGTTCTGGCTACCAGACTCTTAACGAATACAGTGACTACGATGTGGAGGAACTTCCAACCATCAAGTTCTACGGAAGTTCCGGTGAGCTGAACTTCAAACACACCGCCCGTAAGTCCATTGATGCACCTTACATTTTCCTGAAGAGCATATACCATGAATCCCGTATAATTAAGGAATTTAACCCGGATGTTGTTGTTTCTGACTCCCATTACTCAGTCCCCATCACCTGCAAGGTACTGGGCATACCATGCGTACTGGTAAGTAACGACCTGGCACCGGAACTTAAAGAGGAATACCAGAAAGACCGTACCCTTGAATACCTGGAAAACGGATTGCAACGTTTCATCAAGGATGTTTCTAGGCTCTGCCAGTCAATCATCATACCGGATGTTCAAAAGTCCTACGAAGTACCTTCCCAGGTTCTTGATCGGGTGAACTTCACCGGACCTATACTGAAGATGAACCCCAAAACCATGGATGGTAAAAATGAGCTCAGGGAGCGTTTCGGATTTGAAAGGTCCGAAAAAATGGTAATGGCCACTGTAGGGGGATCAGAATTTGGTAACAAACTTTTAAAACTCCTGCACCAGGCAGCACCAGACCTGGATTGTGATCGATTGATCCTGGTCACCGGGCCCCAGATAAAACTGGATCTGGAATCATCTCCCCGGGTAATATGCAAAAGATTTCTGGGGGATATAATGGAGTGGATGAAACTATCCGACTTCCTGGTGAGTCTGGCTGGGCACACCACCTCTATGGAAATTGCTTCCCTGGGCATTCCCAGCCTGATGGTCCCTATAGAAAACCATCCTGAGCAGATGAAAAACGCCATGAAAATGAAAAATTATGGAATAGCTCAGGTGCAGAACATGGGCACTTTAACACCAGAGATTTTATCGGAAAATATTAACCGGCTCCTTGAAAGTCAGGATCTCAGGAAAAATGCAGAAAAAACCAGGAATATATTTTCCAAGTACAATGGAACTGAAGAAGCAGTGAATATCATTCGCAGTTGTGCAGGAACTGGAGATGAAGTTTCACACTAG